One Silene latifolia isolate original U9 population chromosome 4, ASM4854445v1, whole genome shotgun sequence DNA segment encodes these proteins:
- the LOC141652434 gene encoding galactinol synthase 2-like — protein sequence MAAELVKTTIKGVGSRGYVTFLAGEGDYVKGVVGLAKGLRKVKSAYPLLVAVLPDVPQEHRRMLVAQGCVVREIKPIYPPHNDTQFAHAYYVINYSKLRIWEFIEYERLIYLDGDIQVLDNIDHLFDLPKGGYFYAVMDCFCEASWSKTPQYNIGYCQQCPDKVQWPTAELLGPPPSIYFNAGFFAFEPSIPTFHDLLKTLNETRPTSFAEQDLLNGYFNDQLKVLPIEYNLVLAFLWRHPEKVELSKIKVVHYCAAGSKPWRYTGKEENMEREDIKMLVKRWWEIYEDPTLDYNPPKLETDMKPFIEEALSKAAAAAAAAPLNYVTAPSAA from the exons atggcagCGGAATTAGTAAAGACGACGATAAAGGGAGTAGGGAGTCGGGGTTATGTGACGTTCTTGGCAGGGGAGGGAGACTACGTCAAGGGTGTAGTGGGTCTAGCCAAGGGGTTGAGGAAGGTTAAGTCGGCATACCCTTTACTAGTGGCTGTGCTCCCTGACGTCCCTCAGGAGCACCGTCGTATGCTGGTTGCTCAGGGTTGTGTCGTAAGGGAGATTAAACCCATATACCCTCCCCACAATGATACTCAATTTGCGCATGCTTATTATGTCATCAACTACTCTAAGCTCCGTATTTGGGAG TTTATAGAGTATGAGAGGTTGATATACTTGGACGGGGACATACAAGTGTTGGACAACATAGATCATCTATTTGATCTTCCTAAAGGCGGCTATTTCTACGCCGTCATGGACTGCTTCTGCGAGGCCTCTTGGAGTAAAACCCCTCAGTATAACATAGGATACTGCCAGCAGTGTCCGGACAAGGTGCAGTGGCCCACCGCGGAGCTGCTGGGTCCACCTCCATCAATATACTTCAACGCGGGGTTCTTTGCCTTCGAGCCCAGCATCCCCACTTTTCATGATCTCCTGAAAACGCTCAACGAAACCCGGCCCACCTCATTTGCGGAACAGGATTTGCTAAACGGCTACTTCAATGACCAATTGAAGGTGCTGCCGATAGAGTACAACCTTGTGCTGGCCTTCTTGTGGAGGCACCCGGAGAAGGTGGAGTTGTCCAAAATAAAGGTGGTGCACTACTGCGCAGCGGGATCAAAGCCGTGGAGGTACACGGGGAAGGAAGAGAACATGGAAAGAGAGGATATAAAGATGCTTGTTAAGAGGTGGTGGGAGATATATGAGGATCCTACTCTGGATTACAATCCCCCCAAACTTGAAACTGACATGAAGCCTTTCATTGAAGAGGCCTTATccaaggctgctgctgctgctgcggctGCTCCTCTAAACTACGTCACTGCTCCATCTGCTGCTTGA
- the LOC141652433 gene encoding nuclear cap-binding protein subunit 2-like, which yields MALLFKDLNKLSAYRDRRFPGNQEEFEQALKNSITVYVGNMSFYTTEEQVYELFSRVGEIKKITMGLDKNSKTPCGFCFILYYSREDAEDAVKYISGTILDDRPIRVDFDWGFQEGRQWGRGRSGGQVRDEYRTDYDPGRGGYGKLVQRELEAQRTLVDYGAGSLGAFQPVMTHNYGRPERSRGHGGSYNRQGRDYHRKRQREDERQPTEISKRADREPRGNPDPESRPEKNPRFRERGDSDEDDDERKHRS from the exons atggcgtTACTCTTCAAG GATCTCAACAAGCTATCCGCTTATCGAGATAGGCGATTTCCTGGAAACCAAGAAGAATTTGAGCAAGCTTTGAAGAATTCCATTACTGTCTATGTTGGTAATATGTCCTTTTATACTACCGAGGAGCAAGTTTATGAGCTCTTTTCTAGAGTTGGTGAGATTAAAAAGATAACTATGGGTTTGGATAAGAACTCTAAAACCCCTTGTGGtttttgctttatttt GTATTATTCCAGAGAAGACGCTGAAGATGCTGTCAAATATATTAGTGGAACCATTCTTGATGATCGCCCCATCCGTGTTGATTTCGACTGGGGTTTCCAAGAAGGCAGACAATGGGGACGTGGTCGAAGTGGTGGCCAG GTCCGAGATGAATATCGTACCGATTATGATCCTG GTAGAGGTGGTTATGGAAAATTGGTCCAACGAGAACTAGAGGCACAGAGGACACTTGTAGACTACGGTGCTGGTTCTCTGGGAGCTTTTCAGCCTGTAATGACACATAATT ATGGAAGACCTGAAAGGAGCCGTGGTCACGGAGGTTCTTACAACCGACAGGGTAGAG ATTACCATCGGAAGCGGCAACGTGAGGATGAGCGTCAGCCTACTGAGATATCAAAGAGAGCTGACCGTGAACCTCGCGGGAATCCCGATCCTGAATCTAGACCA GAGAAAAATCCTCGTTTCCGTGAAAGAGGAGACTCTGATGAAGACGACGACGAGAGGAAGCATCGAAGTTAA